The proteins below are encoded in one region of Mycobacterium pseudokansasii:
- a CDS encoding 30S ribosomal protein bS22 produces the protein MGSVIKKRRKRMSKKKHRKLLRRTRVQRRKLGK, from the coding sequence ATGGGTTCAGTAATCAAGAAGCGGCGCAAGCGCATGTCGAAGAAAAAGCACCGCAAGCTGCTGCGCCGCACCCGGGTACAGCGCAGGAAACTCGGCAAGTAA
- a CDS encoding sugar phosphate isomerase/epimerase family protein: protein MRPAIKVGLSTASVYPLRAEAAFEYAARLGYDGVELMVWGESVSQDVDAVKRLSRRYRVPVLSVHAPCLLISQRVWGANPIPKLERSVRAAERLGAQTVVVHPPFRWQRRYAEGFGEQVAALEASSDVMVAVENMFPFRADRLFGVGQSRERMRRRGGGPGPAISAFAPSYDPLDGNHAHYTLDLSHTSTAGTDALDMARRMGRGLVHLHLCDGSGLPADEHLVPGHGTQPTAEVCQMLASGGFTGHVVLEVSTSSARSASEREAMLVESLQFARTHLLR, encoded by the coding sequence GTGCGTCCAGCAATCAAAGTCGGCTTGTCGACGGCTTCGGTGTACCCGCTGCGGGCCGAAGCCGCATTCGAGTACGCGGCCCGACTCGGCTACGACGGAGTCGAGCTGATGGTGTGGGGCGAGTCGGTCAGCCAGGACGTCGACGCGGTCAAGAGACTGTCGCGACGCTACCGCGTGCCGGTGCTGTCCGTGCATGCGCCATGCCTGCTGATCTCGCAACGGGTATGGGGCGCCAACCCGATTCCCAAGCTGGAGCGCAGTGTGCGGGCCGCCGAACGACTGGGCGCGCAGACGGTCGTGGTACACCCGCCGTTCCGGTGGCAACGTCGCTACGCCGAGGGGTTCGGCGAGCAGGTCGCCGCGTTGGAAGCGTCCAGCGACGTGATGGTCGCCGTCGAAAACATGTTTCCGTTCCGGGCGGACCGGCTTTTCGGGGTCGGCCAATCACGGGAACGGATGCGCCGGCGCGGCGGTGGTCCGGGTCCGGCGATTTCGGCGTTCGCGCCGTCCTACGACCCACTGGACGGCAATCACGCCCATTACACGCTGGACCTCTCGCATACCTCGACCGCGGGCACCGATGCGCTGGATATGGCCCGCCGGATGGGCCGGGGTCTGGTCCATCTGCACCTGTGCGACGGCAGCGGGCTGCCCGCCGATGAACACCTGGTGCCCGGTCACGGCACGCAGCCCACTGCCGAGGTGTGCCAGATGCTGGCGAGCGGTGGCTTTACCGGTCATGTGGTGCTGGAGGTGTCCACCTCGTCCGCACGTTCGGCGAGTGAGCGGGAAGCCATGCTGGTTGAGTCCCTGCAGTTCGCCCGGACCCATCTGCTGCGGTGA
- a CDS encoding SDR family oxidoreductase translates to MNSSSGQGGGAGGIGGRNDDTVHYPKVVLVTGACRFLGGYLTARLAQNPLINSVIAVDAIAPSKDMLRRMGRAEFVRADIRNPFIAKVIRNGDVDTVVHAAAASYAPRSGGSAALKEINVMGAMQLFAACQKSPSVRRVVLKSTSEVYGSSPHDPVVFTEDSTSRRPFREGFAKDSLDIEGYARGLGRRRPDIAVTILRLANMIGPAMDTTLSRYLAGPFVPTMFGRDARLQLLHEQDALGALERAAMAGKAGTFNIGADGIIMLSQAIRRAGRIPLPVPGFGVWALDSLRRANGYTEINREQFDYLSYGRVMDTTRMRSELGYQPKWTTAEAFDDYVRGRGLTPIIDPHRVRSWEGRVIALAQRWGTRKPIPWVGVR, encoded by the coding sequence GTGAACTCATCGAGCGGCCAGGGGGGCGGCGCCGGAGGAATCGGCGGCCGCAATGACGACACCGTGCACTACCCCAAGGTAGTGCTGGTTACCGGTGCGTGCCGGTTTCTGGGTGGCTACCTGACCGCCCGGCTGGCGCAGAACCCGTTGATCAACTCGGTGATCGCGGTCGATGCGATCGCACCCAGCAAGGACATGCTGCGTCGCATGGGCCGGGCCGAGTTCGTCCGCGCCGACATTCGAAATCCCTTCATTGCCAAGGTGATTCGAAATGGCGATGTCGACACTGTGGTGCATGCGGCCGCCGCTTCCTACGCGCCACGGTCCGGCGGTAGTGCCGCGTTGAAGGAAATCAACGTGATGGGCGCCATGCAGCTGTTCGCGGCTTGCCAGAAGTCACCCTCGGTTCGCCGCGTCGTGCTGAAATCCACGTCCGAGGTCTACGGCTCGAGCCCACACGACCCGGTGGTGTTCACCGAGGACAGCACCAGCCGTCGACCCTTCCGGGAGGGTTTCGCCAAGGACAGCCTCGATATCGAGGGGTATGCGCGCGGGCTGGGCCGGCGTCGACCCGATATCGCGGTGACCATCCTGCGGCTGGCCAACATGATCGGCCCCGCGATGGACACCACACTGTCGCGGTATCTTGCCGGGCCGTTCGTGCCCACGATGTTCGGTCGCGACGCGCGACTGCAATTGCTGCACGAGCAGGATGCGTTGGGTGCCCTGGAGCGCGCTGCGATGGCCGGCAAAGCCGGCACCTTCAACATCGGTGCCGACGGCATCATCATGCTGTCGCAGGCGATCCGCCGGGCCGGCCGAATTCCGTTGCCGGTACCGGGATTTGGGGTGTGGGCGCTTGATTCGCTGAGACGAGCCAACGGATACACCGAGATCAACCGCGAGCAATTCGATTATTTGAGTTACGGCAGGGTGATGGACACCACCAGAATGCGTTCCGAACTTGGCTATCAGCCCAAGTGGACGACGGCCGAGGCTTTCGACGACTACGTTCGGGGCCGTGGCCTAACTCCCATTATCGATCCGCATCGGGTACGCTCCTGGGAGGGTCGCGTGATCGCGTTAGCGCAACGGTGGGGAACCCGGAAGCCAATTCCATGGGTGGGGGTCAGGTAG
- a CDS encoding helix-turn-helix domain-containing protein: MTSTNGPSARDSAGKSVRDSGTGEGQQAGTQFLTVAEVASLMRVSKMTVYRLVHNGELPAVRVGRSFRVHAKAVHDMLQTSYFAG, encoded by the coding sequence ATGACGTCAACGAACGGGCCATCAGCACGGGATTCCGCAGGTAAATCGGTGCGCGACAGCGGCACGGGGGAAGGCCAGCAGGCCGGTACTCAATTCCTCACCGTGGCCGAGGTGGCTTCGCTGATGCGGGTCTCGAAGATGACCGTGTACCGGCTGGTGCACAACGGCGAGTTGCCCGCGGTTCGGGTCGGGCGGTCTTTCCGGGTGCATGCCAAGGCCGTCCACGACATGCTGCAGACCTCGTACTTCGCCGGCTAG
- the cmaA2 gene encoding cyclopropane mycolic acid synthase CmaA2, with the protein MTSQGETGGTQLKPPVEAVRSHYDKSNEFFKLWLDPSMTYSCAYFEERPNMTLEEAQYAKRKLALDKLNLEPGMTLLDIGCGWGATMRHAVQEYDVNVIGLTLSENQYAHDVAKFEEIDSPRRKEVRIQGWEEFDEPVDRIVSLGAFEHFADGAGDAGFERYDTFFKKYYSLTPDDGRMLLHTIIIPDADEAKELGLTSPMSLLRFIKFILTEIFPGGRLPRISQVDHYSSNAGWKVERYHRIGSNYVPTLNAWADALEAHKDEAIALKGQETYDIYMHYLRGCSDLFRDHYTDVCQFTLVK; encoded by the coding sequence ATGACGTCTCAGGGTGAAACGGGTGGCACGCAGCTCAAGCCGCCGGTCGAAGCAGTCCGTTCCCACTACGACAAATCCAACGAATTCTTCAAGCTTTGGCTTGACCCGTCGATGACGTACAGCTGCGCGTACTTCGAAGAGCGCCCCAATATGACGTTGGAAGAGGCGCAGTACGCCAAACGCAAACTTGCCCTGGACAAGCTGAACCTCGAGCCGGGCATGACGCTACTCGACATCGGCTGCGGCTGGGGCGCCACCATGCGCCACGCCGTGCAGGAATACGACGTCAACGTGATCGGCCTGACGCTCAGCGAGAACCAGTACGCCCACGACGTGGCGAAGTTCGAAGAGATCGACAGCCCCCGCCGCAAGGAGGTGCGGATCCAGGGCTGGGAGGAATTCGACGAGCCGGTCGACCGGATCGTGTCACTCGGTGCGTTCGAGCACTTCGCCGACGGCGCCGGCGATGCCGGGTTCGAGCGCTACGACACCTTCTTCAAGAAGTACTACAGCTTGACGCCAGACGACGGCCGGATGCTGCTGCACACGATCATCATCCCGGATGCCGACGAAGCCAAGGAGCTCGGCTTGACGTCGCCGATGAGCCTGCTGCGCTTTATCAAGTTCATCCTGACCGAGATCTTCCCGGGCGGTCGGTTGCCGCGAATCTCGCAGGTCGACCACTACTCGTCCAACGCCGGCTGGAAGGTCGAGCGCTACCACCGCATCGGCTCCAACTATGTTCCGACGCTGAACGCCTGGGCCGATGCGCTCGAGGCACACAAGGATGAGGCGATCGCCCTGAAGGGGCAGGAGACCTACGACATCTACATGCATTACCTGCGGGGCTGTTCGGACCTGTTCCGCGACCACTACACCGATGTTTGCCAGTTCACATTGGTGAAGTAG
- a CDS encoding (2Fe-2S)-binding protein, translating into MDDRLGFRVNRRTFVGASVAAGGVVAVTTVAGSERTVQDEIHTAVVRAEINGEPREIAVDNRTSLLDMLRERVGLPGTKKACDHGACGACTVLVDGRRINSCLTLAVMHEGAQITTIEGLAGSGGRLHPLQQAFIDEDAFQCGYCTAGQIMSGVGCIAEGHAGSPAEIREWMSGNICRCGAYTNIVKAVATVARDR; encoded by the coding sequence GTGGACGACCGACTTGGGTTCCGAGTCAATCGCCGGACGTTTGTGGGTGCCTCCGTCGCCGCGGGCGGTGTCGTCGCCGTCACTACCGTTGCCGGATCTGAGCGAACCGTCCAGGACGAAATCCACACCGCCGTGGTGCGGGCCGAGATCAACGGCGAACCTCGAGAAATCGCCGTCGACAACCGCACGTCGCTGCTGGACATGCTGCGCGAGCGGGTGGGATTGCCCGGCACCAAGAAGGCCTGCGACCACGGCGCATGCGGTGCCTGCACGGTGCTGGTCGACGGTCGGCGGATCAACTCCTGCCTGACTTTGGCGGTCATGCACGAGGGTGCGCAGATCACCACCATCGAGGGCTTGGCCGGTTCGGGCGGCCGACTCCATCCCCTGCAACAAGCGTTCATCGATGAGGACGCCTTCCAGTGCGGCTACTGCACCGCCGGCCAAATCATGTCCGGCGTCGGTTGTATCGCCGAAGGGCACGCGGGTTCGCCCGCGGAAATACGAGAGTGGATGAGCGGCAACATCTGTCGGTGCGGTGCATACACCAACATCGTCAAGGCGGTCGCAACCGTGGCACGAGACCGGTAG
- a CDS encoding FAS1-like dehydratase domain-containing protein — MTVPQEAEGLIGKNYRAPDYFEVGREKIREFAAAVNDEHPAHYDDAAAAEAGYPALVAPPTFLAVAGRRVQMEIFTKFSIPINIARVFHRDQKFRFHRPILAGDKLFFHTYLDSVIESHGTVLAEIRSEITDADGKPVATGVVTMLGEAAHHEAEADATVAAIASI, encoded by the coding sequence ATGACAGTCCCCCAGGAAGCAGAAGGACTCATCGGCAAGAACTACCGCGCCCCCGACTATTTCGAAGTCGGGCGGGAGAAGATCCGCGAGTTCGCGGCCGCGGTCAACGACGAGCATCCGGCGCACTATGACGATGCGGCCGCGGCCGAAGCGGGCTATCCCGCATTGGTGGCCCCGCCGACCTTCCTGGCGGTCGCCGGACGGCGCGTGCAGATGGAGATTTTCACCAAATTCAGCATTCCGATCAACATCGCCCGGGTCTTCCATCGCGACCAAAAGTTCCGGTTCCACCGGCCGATCCTGGCGGGCGACAAGCTTTTCTTTCATACTTACCTAGACTCTGTGATTGAGTCACACGGCACAGTGCTCGCCGAGATTCGAAGTGAAATCACAGATGCCGACGGCAAGCCGGTCGCTACCGGCGTCGTCACCATGTTGGGGGAAGCAGCGCACCACGAGGCCGAGGCCGATGCCACCGTGGCGGCAATTGCATCTATTTGA
- a CDS encoding FAD binding domain-containing protein, with product MFPFRYLKAFDEQAALRAAAAGARYIAGGTTLVDLMRESVERPDSLVDINALPYRWIDVQPGMIRVGSLVRMSDLAAHPVVRQQAPVIGQALELSASAQLRNMASIGGNLLQRPRCLYFRDVSAACNRRAPGTGCSAIDGRNRTHAILGTSRHCSATHPSDLAVALLALDAVVVSRGAAGQRRFALAELFRQPGDSPHREHNLEPGELIVGIEVPLGPEARRSGYLKVRDRQSYQFALASAAVALDIVAGTIRSARVAVGGVATVPWRLPAVERELQGRPIDTGLFRRAAELSVAGTQPLRENGFKVELLQRTVEKQLATVAAMP from the coding sequence GTGTTCCCGTTCCGCTACCTCAAAGCGTTCGACGAGCAGGCGGCGTTGCGGGCGGCGGCGGCCGGCGCCCGTTATATCGCCGGGGGCACCACGCTGGTCGACTTGATGAGGGAATCGGTCGAACGCCCCGATTCGCTGGTCGACATCAACGCGCTTCCGTACCGCTGGATCGACGTGCAGCCGGGAATGATCCGTGTCGGATCCCTGGTGCGGATGTCCGACCTTGCTGCTCATCCCGTCGTCCGGCAACAAGCCCCGGTGATCGGTCAGGCACTCGAGCTCAGCGCCTCGGCTCAGCTTCGCAACATGGCATCGATCGGCGGCAACCTGCTGCAACGCCCGCGGTGTCTGTATTTCCGCGACGTGTCGGCCGCATGCAACCGTCGCGCTCCGGGCACCGGCTGCTCGGCGATCGACGGACGTAACCGCACCCACGCAATCCTCGGTACCAGCCGGCACTGCAGCGCTACCCACCCTTCGGACCTCGCGGTTGCGCTGCTGGCATTGGACGCCGTCGTCGTCAGTCGGGGAGCCGCCGGGCAGCGGCGATTTGCGCTGGCGGAACTCTTCCGCCAGCCAGGTGACTCACCGCACCGCGAGCACAACCTCGAACCGGGCGAGCTGATCGTCGGGATCGAGGTACCTCTCGGGCCGGAGGCCCGCCGGTCCGGATATCTCAAGGTGCGCGATCGGCAGTCATACCAATTTGCGCTGGCCTCGGCGGCCGTGGCACTCGACATCGTCGCCGGCACGATACGCAGCGCGCGGGTCGCCGTTGGCGGCGTCGCCACCGTCCCGTGGCGGTTACCGGCCGTCGAAAGGGAGCTGCAGGGCCGCCCGATCGACACGGGCCTGTTCCGCCGCGCCGCCGAACTTTCGGTTGCCGGTACTCAACCGTTGCGGGAGAACGGTTTCAAGGTCGAACTTCTCCAGCGCACTGTCGAAAAGCAATTGGCCACCGTGGCGGCAATGCCATGA
- a CDS encoding HAD family hydrolase has product MASSDLGTSNRITGADLESVAANASAERALDGLRATAAAQDRPQPPIDLTAAAFFDVDNTLVQGSSAVHFGRGLAARRYFTYRDVLGFVYAQAKFQLLGVENSEDVAAGRRKALAFIEGRSVAELMNLGEEIYDEFIADKIWPGTRELTQMHLEAGQQVWLITATPYELAATIARRLGLTGALGTVAESVDGVFTGRLVGDILHGTGKAHAVRSLAIREGLNLKRCTAYSDSYNDVPMLSLVGTAVAINPDSRLRSLARERGWEIRDFRTARKAARIGVPSALALGAAGGALAALASRRQSR; this is encoded by the coding sequence ATGGCTTCCTCTGATCTGGGCACCTCGAATCGCATCACCGGCGCCGACCTGGAGTCGGTGGCCGCAAATGCCAGCGCCGAACGCGCCCTCGACGGCCTGCGCGCGACCGCCGCTGCGCAGGATCGTCCGCAGCCGCCGATCGACCTGACCGCGGCGGCGTTCTTCGATGTGGACAACACGTTGGTCCAGGGCTCGTCCGCGGTGCACTTCGGCCGGGGGCTGGCCGCCCGTCGTTACTTCACCTACCGCGACGTCCTGGGCTTCGTCTACGCGCAAGCCAAGTTCCAGCTGCTCGGCGTGGAGAACAGCGAGGACGTCGCAGCCGGGCGGCGCAAGGCGCTGGCCTTCATCGAGGGCCGTTCGGTGGCCGAACTGATGAACCTGGGCGAGGAGATTTACGACGAATTCATCGCCGACAAGATCTGGCCGGGCACCCGCGAGCTCACCCAGATGCATCTCGAAGCCGGGCAGCAGGTTTGGCTGATCACCGCGACGCCGTACGAGCTCGCGGCGACGATCGCCCGCCGGCTTGGCCTGACCGGCGCGCTGGGCACGGTGGCGGAGTCCGTCGACGGGGTGTTCACCGGCCGGCTCGTCGGCGACATCCTGCACGGCACCGGTAAGGCTCACGCGGTGCGTTCACTGGCCATCCGGGAAGGTCTGAACCTCAAACGCTGCACCGCCTATTCCGACAGCTACAACGACGTGCCGATGCTGTCGCTGGTGGGCACCGCCGTCGCCATCAACCCGGATTCGCGGCTGCGCAGCCTGGCCCGCGAGCGGGGCTGGGAAATTCGGGATTTCCGGACCGCGCGCAAGGCCGCCCGGATCGGGGTGCCGTCGGCCCTGGCGCTGGGCGCGGCCGGCGGCGCGTTGGCGGCTCTGGCGTCCCGGCGCCAATCACGCTGA
- the proC gene encoding pyrroline-5-carboxylate reductase, with translation MARIAIIGGGSIGEALLSGLLRAGRQVKDLVVAERIPERAKYLASTYSVLVTSVSEAIEHVTFVVVAVKPADVETVMGDLAAAATAAGSDSVEQVVVTVVAGVTTSYFESKLPAGTPVVRAMPNAAALVGAGVTALAKGRFVTPQQLNEVSALFDAVGVVLNVPEQQLDAVTAVSGSGPAYFFLLVEALVDAGVAVGLSRQVATELTAQTLAGSTAMLLERMEQERPAAGEPTGLLVDTTALQLRASVTSPGGTTAAALRELEKGGFRGIVDAAVQAAKSRSEQLRITSE, from the coding sequence ATGGCAAGAATCGCGATCATCGGTGGGGGCAGTATCGGCGAAGCGTTGCTGTCGGGTTTGCTGCGCGCGGGCCGGCAGGTCAAGGACCTGGTCGTGGCCGAACGGATCCCCGAGCGCGCCAAGTACCTGGCCAGCACCTACTCGGTACTGGTCACCTCGGTCAGCGAAGCGATCGAGCACGTGACGTTTGTGGTCGTCGCGGTGAAACCGGCCGACGTCGAAACGGTGATGGGGGACTTGGCTGCAGCGGCCACGGCTGCCGGCAGCGACAGTGTCGAGCAGGTGGTCGTCACGGTCGTCGCCGGTGTCACGACCTCCTACTTCGAATCCAAGCTGCCGGCGGGCACGCCGGTGGTCCGGGCGATGCCGAACGCCGCCGCACTGGTGGGAGCCGGGGTCACCGCGCTGGCCAAGGGGCGGTTCGTTACCCCGCAACAGCTGAACGAAGTGTCCGCACTCTTCGATGCCGTCGGCGTCGTGCTGAACGTTCCGGAGCAACAGTTGGACGCTGTGACCGCAGTGTCGGGCTCCGGGCCGGCGTATTTCTTCCTGCTGGTCGAGGCCCTGGTCGACGCCGGCGTCGCGGTGGGCTTGAGCCGTCAGGTGGCCACCGAGCTGACCGCGCAGACCCTGGCCGGGTCGACGGCGATGCTGCTGGAGCGGATGGAGCAAGAGCGTCCGGCCGCCGGTGAGCCGACGGGGTTGCTGGTCGACACCACGGCGCTGCAACTGCGGGCGTCGGTCACCTCCCCCGGTGGGACGACTGCCGCCGCGCTGCGCGAGCTGGAGAAAGGCGGGTTTCGGGGGATCGTCGATGCGGCCGTCCAAGCCGCCAAAAGCCGCTCTGAGCAGCTAAGAATTACATCGGAATAA
- a CDS encoding lysophospholipid acyltransferase family protein, with translation MAGETRANVIPLHSNRGRVAARRRAGQRADSSREHPSLLSDPNGRASAEQIAAVVREIDEHRRAAGATAVPGSGEAPLSDLAQRVAAVAGFLRQRLTGDYSVDEFGFDPHFNDAIVRPLLRFFFRSWFRVEVSGIENLPSDGAALVVANHAGVLPFDGLMLSVAVHDEHPAHRDLRLLAADMVFDLPVVGEAARKAGHTMACTTDAHRLLASGELTAVFPEGYKGLGKRFEDRYRLQRFGRGGFVSAALRTQAPIVPCSIIGSEEIYPMLTDVKLLARLFGLPYFPVTPLFPLAGPAGLVPLPSKWRIAFGEPIHTADYATTDAEDPMVTFELTDQVRETIQQTLYRLLAGRRNIFLG, from the coding sequence GTGGCGGGTGAGACCAGAGCGAATGTCATTCCACTGCACAGTAATCGGGGTCGGGTAGCAGCGCGCCGCCGTGCCGGTCAACGCGCCGACTCGTCCCGTGAGCATCCGTCGCTGCTGTCCGATCCGAACGGCCGCGCGTCGGCCGAACAGATCGCCGCAGTGGTCCGTGAAATCGACGAGCATCGGCGTGCCGCGGGTGCGACTGCCGTTCCCGGGTCGGGCGAAGCGCCGCTCAGCGATCTCGCGCAGCGTGTCGCCGCGGTCGCCGGATTCCTGCGGCAACGCCTGACCGGCGATTACAGCGTCGACGAATTCGGATTCGACCCGCATTTCAACGACGCGATCGTTCGGCCTTTGCTGAGGTTTTTCTTCAGGTCATGGTTCCGCGTGGAAGTCAGCGGAATCGAGAATCTTCCGAGCGATGGCGCCGCGCTGGTGGTGGCAAACCATGCCGGAGTGTTGCCGTTCGACGGGTTGATGCTTTCGGTGGCGGTTCACGACGAACATCCCGCCCACCGGGATCTGCGGCTGCTTGCCGCCGACATGGTGTTCGACCTGCCCGTGGTGGGCGAGGCCGCCCGCAAGGCCGGGCACACCATGGCTTGCACCACCGACGCGCACCGACTGCTGGCCTCCGGCGAACTCACGGCCGTGTTCCCCGAAGGTTACAAGGGCCTGGGTAAGCGCTTCGAGGACCGTTACCGCCTGCAGAGATTCGGACGCGGCGGCTTCGTATCGGCGGCGCTGCGTACCCAGGCGCCGATTGTGCCCTGCTCGATCATCGGGTCGGAGGAGATCTACCCGATGCTGACCGATGTCAAATTGCTGGCGCGGCTGTTCGGTTTGCCCTATTTCCCGGTCACTCCACTGTTCCCGTTGGCCGGCCCCGCCGGATTGGTGCCGCTGCCGTCGAAGTGGCGCATCGCATTCGGGGAGCCGATCCACACGGCCGACTACGCGACCACCGACGCCGAGGATCCGATGGTCACCTTCGAGTTGACCGATCAGGTGCGTGAGACCATTCAGCAGACGCTGTACCGGCTGTTGGCCGGGCGCCGCAACATTTTCCTAGGCTGA
- a CDS encoding thioesterase family protein — protein MSAMFTTAMALRQVDAAADDAVFHGELNRHWTIGPKVHGGAMMALCANAARMAYGGAAPQPALQPVVVSANFLWAPDPGAMRLVTSIRKRGRRIGVVDVELTQGERTAVHAVVTLGEPEHQLLGVTTPLLSANPVVDLMAPEPPDDVAPIGPGHPLAGLVHLGEGCDVRPLLSTLQPGTDGRPPVIQMWARPRGVAPDPLFALMCGDLSAPVTFAVDRTGWAPTVQLTAFLRALPADGWLRIIATCMEIGHDWFDEDHTVVDSNGRLVVQARQLAMVPAAG, from the coding sequence ATGAGCGCGATGTTCACCACCGCGATGGCGCTGCGGCAGGTCGACGCTGCTGCCGATGACGCGGTGTTTCACGGCGAGCTGAACCGGCACTGGACGATCGGTCCCAAGGTGCATGGCGGCGCGATGATGGCGCTGTGTGCCAATGCCGCCCGGATGGCTTATGGAGGGGCGGCGCCACAGCCGGCACTGCAACCGGTGGTCGTATCGGCCAACTTCCTGTGGGCGCCGGATCCGGGAGCGATGCGACTGGTGACGTCGATCCGCAAGCGTGGCCGCCGGATCGGCGTGGTCGACGTCGAGCTGACCCAGGGTGAGCGCACCGCGGTGCATGCCGTCGTCACGCTGGGCGAACCCGAGCACCAACTGCTCGGCGTGACGACCCCGCTGCTGTCGGCGAACCCGGTCGTGGATCTGATGGCACCTGAACCTCCCGACGATGTGGCGCCGATCGGACCGGGCCACCCGCTGGCCGGGCTGGTGCACCTGGGCGAGGGCTGCGACGTGCGGCCGCTGCTGTCGACGCTGCAGCCCGGTACCGACGGGCGGCCGCCGGTCATCCAGATGTGGGCGCGCCCGCGCGGGGTGGCTCCTGATCCGCTTTTCGCGCTCATGTGCGGGGATTTGTCGGCGCCGGTCACCTTTGCCGTAGACCGCACCGGCTGGGCGCCGACCGTCCAGCTCACCGCCTTCCTTCGGGCACTGCCCGCCGACGGCTGGCTGCGGATCATCGCCACCTGCATGGAGATCGGACACGACTGGTTCGACGAGGACCACACCGTCGTCGACAGCAACGGCCGTCTGGTGGTGCAAGCACGTCAATTGGCAATGGTCCCGGCCGCTGGCTAG